Sequence from the candidate division WOR-3 bacterium genome:
TCGCCGCCTGCCAGCTGGTCGAGGCGCTCGGCGCCGAGCCGGTCAGACTCTACTGCAGTATCGAACCGATGAAGCAGGGAACCACGTTCCCGCGCAAGCCGGAGCCCGAGGCGCAGAACCTCGGCGACCTCTGCAATCTCGTGCGCGAGCGGAGGCTGGATCTCGGGATTGCCTTCGATCCGGACGGAGACCGGTTCAGTTGTGTTGACGAGACCGGTACGGCGCTCGGCGAAGAGGCGACGATCTGCCTTGCGTGCAGGTACGTGTTGCCGCGGCGCAAGGGGCCGGTCGTGGTCAATCTCTCGACGACCCGGGCAGTTGACGATGTCTGTGCCGAACTGGGCGTCGTGGTCGAGCGGGCGTCGGTGGGAGAGGCGAACGTGGCGGATCGGATGGAGAAGGTCCAGGCGGTGCTGGGGGGCGAAGGCAACGGGGGAGTGATTCTGCCCGACCTGAACTTCACCCGCGATGGGCTCGTGGCTGCGGCGACGGTAATCGGGCTTGCCAGCCAGGGGCGCGAACCGCTCTCCACCATTGGCGCGTCACTGCCCAAGTACCAGATGGTGAAGACCTCATTGAGTCTGACTCGCGAGCAGTTTGCCGAGCGGAGCGAGAAGCTGGCCAAAGCGTTCGAGGGGGCGACAATCGACCGGCAGGACGGGCTGAAGTTCAGTCTCGAAGATTCCTGGGTGCACGCCCGGCCGTCGAATACCGAGCCGATCGTGCGGATCATAGCCGAAGCGAAGACGGATACGCAGGTCAAGGCAGTCGTCGACAAAGTTCGGCAGGCCCTGAGCACCAACGGCAAAGAGCCGGAGAAGAAGTGAGCCGGACAATCCGGAGTTCAGAGTCCAGAATCCAGAGTGCAGAATTGCCGGAGATTCTGAATTCTGATTTCTGGTTTCTGACTTCTGCACTATCCGTGATCCTCTGATATGTGCGGCATCGTCGGCTACATCGGGCCGCGCAACCTGGCCAACGTCATCATGGTCGGGCTGGAGAGGCTGGAGTACCGTGGCTACGACTCGTGCGGTATCGCGGCCGTCGACGGTGGCCTGACCATCAGGAAGACCGCGGGCCGGCTGCAGAAGCTGAAGGAGCTGCTGGCCGCAAACCCGGTGACCGGGAACCTCGGGGTCGGCCACACACGCTGGGCCACCCACGGCAAGGTCACGGATGAGAATGCCCACCCGTTCACCGGCTGCTACGGCCGAATGGCGCTGGTGCATAACGGTATCATCGAGAACTACCGGGAGCTGCGCCAGCGGCTGGTCGCCCAGGGACACAGGTTCGTGTCTGAGACCGACACCGAGACCATCGTCCACCTCATCGAATCGCACCACAAGAAAGACCTCGTCGCCGCCGTGCGCCAGGCGGCCGCAGAACTCGTTGGGTCATACGCGATCGCTGTTGTCTCGGCTGATGAACCCGACCGGCTGATAGCGATGAAGGTCGGGAGCCCGCTGGTCATCGGCCACGGTGAGTCGGAGTACATAGTCGCCTCCGACTCTCAGGCGCTGGTCGGCATCGCCCGGCGGATGCTCTCGCTGCAGGATGGAGACGTCGCGGTGGTGACGCGCTACACGCTGCAACTAACCGACCTTGAGGGGCGGAGCGTCGAGCGTCCGTTCGCCGCCATCGACCTCAAGGCCAAGCCGGTCACCAAGGGCCGCTATCCGCACTTCATGCGCAAGGAGATCTACGAGCAGCCGGCGATCATCAGTGAGGGCGTCAAGCATCGTTTCGTTGACCGGCGCGTCATGCTCGACCCGGAGTTCCTCCTCTATCCGGATGAAGTCGAAAAGGTGGCGCGAGTCGTCATCCAGGCTTGCGGCACCTCCTACCACGCGGGGCTGGTAGGCAGGTACTACTTCGAGAAGTTCTGCCGCATCCCGGTCTCGGTCGAAATCAGCTCCGAGCTTCGTACCTCGGAGTTCATCTACGATGGCGATACTCTCATGGTACCCATCAGCCAGTCAGGGGAAACCGCTGACACCCTGGCTGCCCTGCGCGAAGCCTGCGCTCGTGACATCCAGTCCCTGGCGGTGCTCAACACGAAACGTTCCTCGATCGACCGCGAAGCCGACTCGTCGG
This genomic interval carries:
- the glmM gene encoding phosphoglucosamine mutase — translated: MQPPIFGISGLRGIIGDSLVPETVARYAAAFGTFVGHGTVALGRDCRASGEMMQTAATAGLVSVGCEVMDLDVCPTPTVVYVTRRGTVAGAIMLTASHNPEQWNGMKFVSREGQFLSPDEVAAFRKLVKGKGAKYADWDALRPVKKNPNAIYAHINSILSNELFRSIRPALIERKMKVGVDAVNGAASVAACQLVEALGAEPVRLYCSIEPMKQGTTFPRKPEPEAQNLGDLCNLVRERRLDLGIAFDPDGDRFSCVDETGTALGEEATICLACRYVLPRRKGPVVVNLSTTRAVDDVCAELGVVVERASVGEANVADRMEKVQAVLGGEGNGGVILPDLNFTRDGLVAAATVIGLASQGREPLSTIGASLPKYQMVKTSLSLTREQFAERSEKLAKAFEGATIDRQDGLKFSLEDSWVHARPSNTEPIVRIIAEAKTDTQVKAVVDKVRQALSTNGKEPEKK
- the glmS gene encoding glutamine--fructose-6-phosphate transaminase (isomerizing), which gives rise to MCGIVGYIGPRNLANVIMVGLERLEYRGYDSCGIAAVDGGLTIRKTAGRLQKLKELLAANPVTGNLGVGHTRWATHGKVTDENAHPFTGCYGRMALVHNGIIENYRELRQRLVAQGHRFVSETDTETIVHLIESHHKKDLVAAVRQAAAELVGSYAIAVVSADEPDRLIAMKVGSPLVIGHGESEYIVASDSQALVGIARRMLSLQDGDVAVVTRYTLQLTDLEGRSVERPFAAIDLKAKPVTKGRYPHFMRKEIYEQPAIISEGVKHRFVDRRVMLDPEFLLYPDEVEKVARVVIQACGTSYHAGLVGRYYFEKFCRIPVSVEISSELRTSEFIYDGDTLMVPISQSGETADTLAALREACARDIQSLAVLNTKRSSIDREADSSVYIHAGPEIGVASTKAYTAQLFTLLSLALYFARVRKAMPDDRFDEIVRHCRELPEQMRKALALDAKVKATAARLARAHDFIFLGRGINYPSALEGALKLKEVAYVHATGLPAGEMKHGPIALIAENVPVIGIAPRDSVYEKMVSNLAESKARKGLIIAVGTEGDKQLEEQADIVFPIPAAPEYLTPLLAAIPLQLFAYHAAVMRGCDVDKPRNLAKSVTVE